In Torulaspora globosa chromosome 1, complete sequence, a genomic segment contains:
- the LCL3 gene encoding Lcl3p (ancestral locus Anc_6.189) has translation MSADNKVAVSPAGLLNPDVVLLSLLFAGSFLGARSAFNRYLRQLNKVAEIPSSVFRKRWLYGKVTSVGDGDNFHFFHMPGGLLGGWGWLRKVPKLERLEGKSVTESTDMIQSLYRRRLWRLFKTESLESAWSNHYLSLKVPYKNRRNLSTIPVRFCGIDAPERAHFGNPAQPFSEEALNWLKYTVLSKGVWIKPLSVDQYGRCVARVAYWTWTGYKDLSLEMVKRGLAVVYESKSFAEFDGREKAYRVQERIARAHKRGLWSQKKVETPGEYKKSTR, from the coding sequence ATGAGTGCGGATAACAAAGTAGCTGTGTCACCGGCTGGTCTACTTAATCCTGATGTGGTTCTACTCTCGCTACTCTTTGCTGGATCGTTCTTGGGAGCCCGGTCAGCCTTTAACAGATATCTCAGGCAATTGAATAAAGTGGCAGAGATCCCATCATCGGTATTTCGAAAACGATGGTTGTATGGGAAGGTCACGTCAGTAGGTGATGGTGATAATTTCCACTTCTTCCATATGCCAGGTGGACTGCTTGGTGGTTGGGGTTGGCTCAGGAAGGTACCGAAGCTTGAAAGATTAGAAGGGAAGAGTGTTACAGAATCCACTGATATGATTCAATCCCTCTACAGGAGAAGATTATGGCGTCTTTTCAAGACAGAAAGCTTGGAATCAGCTTGGTCTAATCACTACCTAAGCTTAAAAGTACCATAcaagaacagaagaaaCTTGTCAACGATACCTGTTCGATTCTGTGGAATTGATGCCCCAGAGAGAGCACATTTTGGAAATCCTGCTCAGCCGTTTAGTGAGGAGGCTCTAAATTGGTTGAAATATACTGTTCTTTCTAAGGGCGTTTGGATTAAGCCTTTATCAGTCGACCAGTATGGCCGGTGCGTTGCTAGAGTCGCTTATTGGACGTGGACCGGGTATAAGGACCTTAGTCTCGAGATGGTTAAGAGGGGCTTAGCCGTCGTCTACGAATCTAAGTCATTTGCAGAATTCGATGGTAGGGAAAAAGCCTACAGAGTACAAGAAAGGATCGCTAGAGCCCACAAACGAGGTCTGTGGTCTCAAAAGAAGGTCGAAACTCCCGGCGAGTATAAGAAAAGTACAAGATAG
- the MAD1 gene encoding coiled-coil domain-containing protein MAD1 (ancestral locus Anc_6.188), with protein sequence MSDSGGSSPFLKSPLRAPSKLEETVDKDRKLMSLQYKLNSVQNEFEIERLRLQQQYNSVDKKYRVKVEELEKALSDTTFLYETNNKLEQELRELKVQLDDSQNRKDQVIQDLRRKLHVKEQEGLDRLSELQSKLSDREHVIDRLKIEAQSSQSLVKRYDEEIAKQAAEIKQLRKASTEKDDEIASLRASRVIMAHHNYSTEELQELTVVNKMFKDQVQYTKELEEVNLQQASELKKLRVSSDSQQFWKSENEKLKNKLEQMDQMERQIQDLQLENLNLKSQLASWDIYNNGKDRPEDIIREIKLAKESLVVLTDENEKFRLDNGNLKMLNDELALERNQLLDLSKNYEASIINYKKLNHEIEQQKQLAFEECRLLRKQLDEFAAFNEESREGNEAKQAKGLKELETIVDGYKNQTEDLTEELRKLNDQLLAQEPSLKKRKMSDQLGLNYSQRLNELQLNNVKILRELQNSQNNNKILQEKLQKLSDLKEKSIRILQLRDNPLLKDQFVKRKQLQLLKKENEDLLRELSNEEGIPVERIPRSIYESLSFELKQRDDDLLRAGKKFNRLKEMFNKKSLEFIDVVNSLLGFKLEFQQEGKVKIFSAFKPERYLTADLNQNTLKSNLTADLDDWDSLLRTWVDERGQIPCFLATLTLRLWEMSNENKTDKTT encoded by the coding sequence ATGAGCGATAGTGGTGGCTCGTCGCCTTTTCTGAAGAGCCCTCTGCGGGCTCCGTCGAAGCTCGAAGAGACAGTCGACAAAGATCGTAAGCTCATGTCGTTGCAGTACAAGCTGAATTCGGTTCAGAACGAGTTTGAGATTGAGAGACTAaggctgcagcagcagtatAACTCGGTAGACAAGAAATATAGGGTTAAAgtggaagagcttgagaagGCCCTCAGCGACACGACATTCCTGTATGAGACGAATAACAAATTAGAGCAGGAATTGAGGGAGCTGAAAGTTCAGTTGGACGACTCCCAAAATCGCAAAGATCAGGTAATACAGGATTTAAGACGGAAGCTTCATGTCAAGGAACAAGAAGGTCTTGATCGCCTGTCAGAGCTACAGTCCAAATTGTCTGATAGAGAGCACGTCATCGACCGTTTGAAGATTGAGGCTCAGAGCTCACAATCACTAGTGAAGAGGTACGACGAGGAGATTGCGAAGCAGGCAGCTGAAATCAAACAGCTGCGCAAGGCCAGCACGGAAAAGGACGATGAAATTGCGTCCCTGCGAGCCTCGCGAGTCATAATGGCTCATCACAATTATTCTACGGAGGAGCTTCAGGAGCTGACTGTCGTAAACAAAATGTTCAAGGATCAGGTTCAATATACTAAAGAACTGGAGGAGGTGAACCTTCAGCAAGCAAGCGAGCTAAAAAAACTGAGGGTTTCTTCAGACTCGCAGCAATTTTGGAAATCTGAGAATGAAAAGCTTAAAAACAAGCTGGAGCAaatggaccagatggaaaGGCAAATCCAGGACCTGCAACTTGAGAATCTGAACCTAAAATCGCAGTTGGCTTCATGGGATATCTACAATAATGGTAAGGACAGACCAGAAGATATCATTCGAGAAATCAAATTAGCCAAGGAGTCTTTAGTGGTCCTCACagatgaaaatgaaaagTTTCGTTTAGATAACGGGAACTTGAAAATGCTCAACGACGAGCTTGCTCTGGAGCGTAATCAGCTTCTGGACTTGAGTAAGAACTATGAGGCTAGTATAATAAACTACAAAAAACTCAACCACGAAATcgagcagcagaagcagctaGCTTTCGAGGAGTGTAGGCTCTTGAGAAAGCAACTGGATGAATTTGCAGCATTTAACGAGGAATCTAGAGAAGGTAACGAAGCGAAGCAGGCTAAGGGTTTGAAAGAGCTAGAAACAATAGTTGACGGTTATAAGAATCAAACGGAAGATTTGACTGAAGAGTTACGGAAACTTAACGACCAGCTACTAGCACAAGagccatctttgaaaaaacgGAAAATGAGCGATCAGCTGGGATTAAATTACTCCCAGAGATTGAATGAGCTGCAATTAAACAATGTTAAGATCTTACGGGAATTACAGAACAGCcaaaacaacaacaagatcTTGCAAGAGAAATTGCAAAAATTATCagatctgaaggagaagagtATTCGTATCCTGCAGCTGCGAGACAACCCACTACTCAAGGATCAGTTTGTCAAGCGGAAGCAATTGCAACtcctgaagaaagaaaacgaAGATCTCTTGCGAGAACTAAGCAATGAGGAAGGAATACCGGTTGAGCGGATACCTAGGTCCATTTATGAATCGCTTTCGTTCGAGCTCAAGCAGAGGGATGACGATCTGCTGAGGGCCGGTAAAAAGTTCAATCGGCTCAAGGAgatgttcaacaagaagtCATTGGAATTTATAGACGTGGTCAATTCACTTCTGGGATTCAAGCTGGAGtttcaacaagaaggaaaggTCAAGATTTTCTCCGCCTTCAAACCGGAACGGTACCTGACTGCCGATCTCAATCAAAATACGTTAAAATCTAACTTGACTGCCGACTTAGACGATTGGGATAGTCTGCTCCGAACCTGGGTCGACGAAAGAGGTCAGATTCCTTGCTTCCTTGCAACTCTGACCCTGCGACTGTGGGAGATGTCAAATGAGAATAAGACCGACAAGACCACTTGA
- the MMS2 gene encoding E2 ubiquitin-conjugating protein MMS2 (ancestral locus Anc_6.187), producing the protein MSKVPRSFRLLEELEKGEKGLGPDSCSYGLADSDDISMTYWNGTILGPPHSNHENRIYSVSIECGPNYPDEPPKIKFISKVNVPCVDPKTGEVNSSLFHTLRNWKRAYTMETLLLDLRKEMATPTNKKLPQPKEGTTF; encoded by the exons ATGTCAAAAGT ACCAAGAAGCTTCAGATTACTCGAGGAGTTGGAAAAGGGCGAGAAGGGACTCGGTCCGGACTCCTGCAGCTACGGCTTGGCCGATAGCGACGATATCAGTATGACGTATTGGAACGGAACCATCCTAGGACCGCCACACAGCAACCACGAGAACCGCATATACTCTGTGTCGATTGAATGCGGACCAAACTACCCCGACGAGCCCCCCAAGATCAAGTTTATCTCCAAAGTGAACGTCCCCTGCGTCGACCCCAAGACCGGCGAAGTAAACAGCAGCCTGTTCCACACCTTGCGCAACTGGAAAAGAGCGTACACCATGGAGACGCTCCTGCTGGACCTAAGGAAGGAGATGGCCACACCTACCAACAAGAAATTGCCGCAACCCAAGGAGGGCACCACTTTTTAA
- the POS5 gene encoding NADH kinase (ancestral locus Anc_6.186): protein MSATEMLCNLRLTGSLRSLRCYSSLEFPAIRIRDYSKYVSIKPVTELRRSSSPDFISSPNSKLQSLIWHKPLQNVLVTKKPWTNTTREAMVQFITHLHDSYPEINVIVQPDVAEEIAQDFRSTPHQNPNEPHILYTGADQDIVANTDLLVTLGGDGTILRGVSMFSNRQVPPVLAFSLGTLGFLLPFDFQDHKNVFQQTISSRAKCLHRTRLECQVVRRGEKESHDLSTSLHAMNDIFLHRGDSPHLANLDIFIDGDFMTRTTADGIAFATPTGSTAYSLSAGGSIVSPLVPCILLTPICPRSLSFRPLILPHSSHVKVRIGAKASQGPANNVVKLSVDGIPQPDLRIGDEIHVVNEVGTIYLNGSQVPSTNKKDVSERRKTIKNSGIYCIAKTENDWTHGINELLGFNSSFRFSRHAKHIKKDNK from the coding sequence ATGAGTGCTACCGAGATGCTTTGTAATCTAAGATTAACAGGCTCACTGCGAAGTTTGCGGTGCTACAGTTCGCTCGAGTTTCCCGCAATTAGGATCCGTGACTATTCCAAATATGTGTCAATCAAGCCTGTCACGGAGTTGAGACGTAGCAGCTCGCCAGATTTTATCAGCTCGCCAAATTCGAAATTGCAGTCGTTAATCTGGCACAAACCGCTGCAGAATGTGCTTGTCACCAAGAAGCCCTGGACCAACACCACTCGTGAAGCCATGGTACAGTTCATCACACATTTGCACGATTCCTATCCCGAGATCAACGTGATTGTGCAGCCGGATGTCGCGGAAGAGATTGCCCAGGACTTCAGATCTACACCTCATCAGAACCCAAACGAACCGCATATTCTGTATACGGGCGCAGATCAGGACATTGTGGCCAACACAGATCTTTTGGTGACGCTTGGCGGCGACGGCACGATCCTACGTGGCGTGTCGATGTTTTCCAACAGGCAGGTCCCGCCTGTGCTGGCATTCTCGCTCGGGACGCTGGGGTTTCTGCTGCCGTTCGACTTCCAGGACCATAAGAACGTCTTTCAACAGACGATAAGCTCACGGGCCAAGTGTCTACACAGAACCAGGCTGGAGTGCCAAGTGGTGAGAAGGGGCGAAAAGGAGTCCCACGATCTGTCGACTTCACTACACGCCATGAACGATATCTTTCTACACAGAGGTGATTCGCCGCATCTTGCCAACCTGGACATTTTCATCGATGGCGACTTCATGACAAGGACCACCGCCGACGGGATAGCCTTTGCCACCCCAACCGGGTCCACTGCATACTCGCTGTCCGCTGGAGGCTCCATCGTTTCGCCATTGGTGCCATGCATTCTTCTGACGCCAATCTGTCCGCGTTCACTGTCGTTCAGACCGCTGATCCTGCCACACTCCTCCCACGTCAAGGTCAGAATCGGTGCAAAGGCGAGCCAAGGCCCAGCAAACAACGTCGTGAAACTGTCTGTCGACGGCATCCCGCAGCCGGACCTGCGTATAGGCGATGAGATCCACGTTGTCAACGAAGTCGGCACCATCTACCTGAACGGCTCCCAGGTGCCAAGCACCAACAAGAAGGACGTCTCtgagagaagaaagaccaTCAAGAACTCCGGGATATACTGTATTGCCAAAACCGAAAATGACTGGACCCACGGCATCAACGAGCTGCTGGGCTTCAATTCAAGCTTCAGATTCTCCCGCCATGCCAAACACATAAAGAAAGACAACAAGTAA
- a CDS encoding uncharacterized protein (ancestral locus Anc_6.185): MSGRSVREILFSVTLYPSHLSELHSKIRFLYTPAIMKFTSIALSVICLISNVFGAPTEATAGDLKVPSEAIVGFLDLAQDKDVGVIPFSNETTTGLLFVNTTILDQATDNKANKRSAEAWHWISLRTGQPMYKRDANADPWHWISLRTGQPMYKRDANADPEADPWHWISLRAGQPMYKREADANPWHWISLRTGQPMY; encoded by the coding sequence ATGTCTGGAAGAAGTGTTCGGGAGATTCTGTTCTCCGTCACTCTATATCCTTCTCACTTGTCAGAGCTTCACAGTAAAATAAGGTTTCTTTATACTCCGGCCATCATGAAATTCACATCTATCGCATTGTCAGTCATCTGTCTCATCTCGAACGTATTTGGTGCTCCAACAGAGGCCACTGCAGGCGACTTGAAGGTCCCTTCCGAAGCTATTGTTGGCTTCCTCGACCTCGCTCAGGATAAGGACGTTGGGGTGATTCCGTTCTCAAACGAGACTACTACCGGGCTTCTGTTTGTCAATACGACGATTCTCGACCAGGCAACGGATAATAAGGCGAACAAGAGGAGCGCCGAGGCTTGGCACTGGATCAGCTTGCGCACAGGACAACCCATGTACAAGAGAGACGCAAATGCTGACCCATGGCACTGGATTTCGCTGCGCACTGGACAACCCATGTACAAGAGAGATGCCAATGCAGATCCTGAGGCGGACCCCTGGCACTGGATCAGTCTACGTGCCGGCCAGCCTATGTATAAGAGGGAGGCAGACGCAAACCCCTGGCATTGGATCTCCTTGCGTACAGGACAACCAATgtactga
- the UIP4 gene encoding Uip4p (ancestral locus Anc_6.184) — MKIIYCHSPDNFQNLQIAGDFSDWKPLSMVKNGKDGLWEYVIDSRKLPPDTGKVHFKFIDDNGVWFTDDDYPKEVDEHSNENNVKMLTADERDDKIDMNEGIPVDFEGPGSPAPSLEAESEEKKGAAKRIATPNGPKSSRSKSAVEDKDESVGGSAVVVNHSDAEDERQVAESSERPDTSGTALTGRENNPEQYRDVLARIIAFFTNLFRSWFG, encoded by the coding sequence ATGAAGATCATATATTGTCATTCGCCTGATAATTTCCAGAATCTGCAGATTGCAGGCGATTTCAGCGATTGGAAACCGTTGTCCATGGTCAAAAATGGAAAGGATGGCCTTTGGGAATATGTTATAGATTCGAGAAAACTACCTCCCGACACGGGGAAAGTGCATTTCAAGTTTATCGACGACAATGGGGTCTGGTTTACAGATGATGACTATCCAAAAGAGGTAGACGAACACTCAAACGAAAATAACGTCAAAATGCTGACTGCAGATGAGCGTGATGATAAGATAGATATGAACGAGGGGATACCTGTGGATTTTGAAGGCCCAGGGAGTCCAGCTCCATCTCTTGAAGCCGAAAGcgaggagaagaagggTGCTGCAAAGCGTATTGCGACGCCAAATGGGCCTAAGTCGTCAAGAAGCAAGAGCGCTGTGGAGGATAAAGATGAATCTGTTGGCGGATCTGCAGTGGTAGTGAATCACTCTGATGCGGAGGATGAGAGACAAGTCGCTGAGAGCTCGGAACGTCCTGACACTAGTGGGACGGCACTCACTGGTAGAGAGAACAATCCTGAACAGTACAGGGATGTTCTTGCTAGAATTATAGCTTTCTTTACAAATTTATTCCGGTCATGGTTCGGATGA
- the MRN1 gene encoding Mrn1p (ancestral locus Anc_6.183) — protein MRTYGNNTNQFFQPSLQNRDSQPHNLSSLQSGALLQAGQGDSRASWSQNTSGFTLDRYPSQQLCSSGFAGGTVVNGIGTFRTSEEDGICENHISFCFNRDLDEYPSSQLSTVSSGYSRADICGSVAGQRNDGSYAMVHAVANSNNILPSGGQLSCPPIFTSAPSKTVYLGNIPPTLTVKALLDHVRSGVVEEVRILPDKMCAFLTFVDESAALLFHSDALLKRLHIDGRDIKIGWGKPTPVDPFVANAIRSDGATRNVYIGQLNTDTDIASQVGADPTEEKITEDKLKSDLQEFGEIDCVKIVAEKGIAFIHFASILSAIKVVANLASTNAYYKNKKIFYGKDRCAFITKTQQHNAAQFLGIHPGMDRSAQFKDYELISNALLQQSAAAAAIATSAGGPNNLGNRTVYLGNLPKDVKIEEICNVVRGGILQAIKLLSDRHVCFVTFIDPAAAAQFYAMSSLHGITIQKRRCRVGWGKHPGPLQNSLALAVSNGASRNVYVGNIDFEQDSKRQNPIFTAENLRSVFEEFGEVEQINFLPERNCCFINYTNINNAISAIDKIKSNPSFQDLKINFGKDRCGTIPHQRR, from the coding sequence ATGCGCACGTATGGGAATAATACAaatcagtttttccagCCTAGTCTGCAGAACCGAGATTCACAGCCACACAACCTGAGCAGCTTGCAGTCTGGAGCGTTATTGCAGGCAGGACAAGGTGACAGCCgtgcttcttggtctcaGAACACAAGTGGCTTTACGTTAGATCGATATCCGTCTCAGCAACTGTGTAGCTCGGGATTTGCGGGTGGGACTGTGGTTAATGGCATTGGTACATTTCGAACGAGCGAGGAAGACGGAATCTGCGAGAATCACATCTCATTCTGTTTCAATCGAGATTTGGATGAATATCCGTCTAGCCAGCTTTCTACGGTATCTTCTGGTTATTCGCGAGCTGACATATGTGGTTCGGTAGCGGGACAAAGAAACGATGGTAGTTATGCTATGGTACATGCTGTGGCTAACAGTAACAACATTTTACCGAGTGGTGGTCAGCTAAGCTGTCCCCCCATCTTCACGAGTGCTCCTAGTAAGACAGTTTATCTGGGCAATATCCCACCTACTTTGACAGTCAAAGCACTCCTAGATCATGTGCGCAGTGGGGTCGTAGAAGAGGTAAGAATACTGCCCGATAAGATGTGTGCGTTTCTTACTTTTGTGGACGAGAGTGCAGCTTTACTTTTCCACTCGGATGCGCTCTTGAAGAGGCTACATATCGATGGAAGAGACATCAAAATCGGCTGGGGAAAGCCGACGCCGGTGGACCCTTTTGTGGCCAATGCTATTCGTAGCGATGGTGCCACGAGGAATGTTTACATAGGACAGCTCAACACAGATACCGATATTGCATCGCAAGTTGGTGCTGATCCAACTGAGGAAAAGATAACGGAGGACAAACTGAAATcagatcttcaagagtTTGGTGAGATAGATTGTGTCAAGATTGTAGCTGAAAAAGGCATTGCATTTATTCATTTTGCATCAATTCTCAGTGCCATCAAAGTAGTAGCAAATCTAGCTAGTACTAATGCATActacaagaacaagaagatcttctaCGGGAAAGATCGATGCGCGTTCATCACGAAGACCCAACAGCATAACGCAGCACAGTTCTTGGGTATTCATCCTGGGATGGATAGATCGGCGCAGTTCAAGGACTACGAATTGATCTCGAATGCTCTATTGCAGCAGtcagcggcagcagcagctaTTGCAACGTCAGCTGGGGGACCAAATAACCTGGGGAATAGAACGGTTTATTTGGGAAATCTACCGAAAGACGTCAAGATCGAGGAGATTTGTAACGTAGTGCGTGGGGGTATACTTCAGGCGATAAAATTGCTATCCGATCGACATGTTTGTTTTGTGACGTTCATTGATCCCGCGGCCGCGGCTCAATTCTACGCAATGAGTTCGCTGCATGGAATAACGATACAAAAAAGACGCTGCAGGGTAGGATGGGGCAAACATCCGGGACCTCTTCAAAATTCCCTAGCCCTCGCTGTCAGTAACGGAGCCTCGAGAAACGTCTACGTTGGCAACATCGACTTTGAACAGGACAGTAAAAGACAAAATCCAATATTCACAGCAGAGAACCTACGCTCCGTCTTCGAAGAATTCGGTGAAGTCGAGCAAATTAACTTTCTACCAGAGAGAAACTGCTGTTTCATCAACTACACCAACATCAACAACGCTATCTCAGCCAttgacaagatcaaatccAATCCATCATTCCAGGACTTGAAGATCAACTTCGGTAAGGACCGATGTGGTACCATCCCGCACCAGAGACGCTAA
- the LIF1 gene encoding Lif1p (ancestral locus Anc_6.182), with protein sequence MKFVSCIAVSNVVDEEAPEDVVLCESDLGEQRLPESEQELSELMIEEIVISEGNEIHKRQKISREDLKIFPGTEREKSSLKGAIWHELVKLLTGHRVQLDSVKGSVQYTRWVCHAADGKTWYLAMEMEAGGIVRKLAQLDVPAVSEGEVDLFQMTNRLFASYCESSDAVKALLLRTAELESFLSERESLEKVRLERDDKTRSIMVNLLNEKKTRIAQLEQQLEEKCPVSGLGDIQDSEVINRNVREAVSELISPGKRRARAEQMKDDHKRKKVNRKLFPEPKIEPADDFDDDFQFFGITKVKEESPNSNSTPKKPAVKQESHEERLHETDSQNSHPIVDSRSTIGAESQSDTEADTEADTETEVPNAGEQSPASKSDPESSSQPDTDISSPG encoded by the coding sequence ATGAAGTTTGTCAGCTGTATAGCGGTATCCAATGtcgttgatgaagaggcgCCAGAGGATGTGGTGTTGTGTGAGAGTGATTTGGGCGAGCAACGTTTGCCGGAAAGCGAGCAAGAGCTAAGTGAACTGATGATCGAGGAGATCGTGATTAGTGAAGGCAATGAGATCCACAAGAGACAAAAAATTAGTCGTGAAGATCTGAAGATTTTTCCGGGGACAGAGAGGGAGAAGAGCTCGCTGAAGGGGGCGATTTGGCACGAGTTAGTTAAGCTTTTGACCGGTCATCGAGTCCAATTGGACTCGGTGAAAGGCAGCGTGCAGTATACGAGATGGGTGTGTCATGCGGCAGACGGGAAGACGTGGTATTTAGCGATGGAGATGGAGGCCGGCGGGATAGTGAGGAAGCTTGCGCAGTTAGACGTGCCGGCAGTCTCTGAGGGAGAAGTTGATCTGTTTCAGATGACGAACAGGCTGTTCGCTTCCTACTGCGAGTCTAGCGATGCGGTGAAAGCGCTTCTTTTGAGGACGGCGGAGCTCGAATCGTTCCTGAGTGAGCGGGAGAGCCTGGAGAAAGTGCGGCTGGAGAGAGACGATAAGACTAGAAGCATTATGGTGAATCTACTgaatgagaagaaaacaaGAATTGCACAGTtggagcagcagctggaggagaaaTGTCCTGTATCCGGTCTGGGCGACATACAGGACTCCGAGGTCATCAATAGAAATGTCAGGGAAGCAGTCTCCGAGCTGATCTCACCGGGGAAGAGGAGAGCTAGAGCGGAACAAATGAAGGATGACCACAAGCGGAAAAAGGTTAACAGAAAGTTGTTTCCTGAACCAAAAATCGAACCAGCAGATGATTTTGACGACGatttccagttctttggTATTACAAAAGTGAAGGAAGAGAGCCCAAATAGCAACAGCACGCCCAAGAAACCAGCAGTCAAGCAAGAATCACAtgaagaaaggcttcaCGAGACGGATAGCCAGAATAGCCACCCGATCGTCGATAGCAGGTCGACGATCGGAGCTGAATCACAATCTGATACAGAAGCGGATACAGAGGCGGACACAGAGACCGAGGTTCCTAACGCGGGTGAACAATCTCCTGCTAGCAAGTCAGATCCCGAGTCCTCATCTCAGCCAGACACAGATATCAGTTCCCCCGGCTGA
- the NBP35 gene encoding Fe-S cluster-binding ATPase (ancestral locus Anc_6.181) translates to MGLVLGNVENSGMPPEYELEHPKAEHCPGPESENAGKGDACNGCANQSVCESLPKGPDPDIPAIVENLSNIKHKVLVLSGKGGVGKSTFTTMLSWALSADEDLQVGAMDLDICGPSLPHMLGCVNDVVHESNAGWTPVYVADNLATMSIQFMLPEDDSAVIWRGTKKNALIKKFLKDVNWDYLDYLIIDTPPGTSDEHITINKYMKDSGIDGALVVTTPQEVALLDVRKEIDFCRKAGIKVLGLVENMSGFVCPGCKGQSQIFKPTTGGGKGLCAELGIKFLGSVPLDPRIGKCCDNGESFLDAYPDSPASEAVLQVVESLRDAVGDL, encoded by the coding sequence ATGGGGCTGGTGCTTGGAAATGTCGAGAACTCTGGGATGCCACCGGAATACGAGCTAGAACACCCAAAAGCCGAACATTGTCCTGGACCAGAGTCTGAGAATGCAGGAAAAGGTGATGCTTGCAATGGTTGTGCCAATCAAAGTGTATGCGAAAGCCTGCCGAAAGGGCCCGATCCAGATATACCGGCAATAGTGGAAAATCTCTCGAATATTAAGCATAAGGTGTTGGTGCTCTCTGGTAAGGGTGGAGTTGGTAAATCTACTTTCACGACGATGTTGAGCTGGGCTTTGtctgcagatgaagatctGCAAGTTGGAGCGATGGATTTGGATATTTGTGGACCTTCTTTGCCTCACATGCTGGGATGTGTCAACGATGTAGTGCACGAATCGAATGCGGGTTGGACGCCTGTCTATGTGGCAGATAATCTAGCGACCATGTCAATCCAGTTTATGCTTCCGGAGGATGATTCTGCTGTGATATGGAGGGGAACAAAGAAGAACGcgctgatcaagaagtttttgaaggaCGTTAATTGGGATTACCTAGATTACCTTATTATAGATACACCTCCAGGAACGTCCGACGAGCACATTACGATAAATAAGTATATGAAGGACTCAGGGATTGACGGTGCCCTGGTTGTGACTACCCCGCAGGAAGTAGCGCTGTTGGACGTGAGAAAAGAAATCGATTTCTGTCGAAAGGCAGGCATCAAAGTGTTAGGGCTTGTTGAGAACATGAGCGGCTTCGTGTGCCCAGGTTGCAAAGGGCAGTCTCAGATTTTCAAACCCACTACGGGAGGTGGGAAGGGGCTTTGTGCCGAGTTAGGGATCAAGTTCTTGGGATCCGTACCGCTTGATCCTAGAATAGGCAAATGCTGCGATAATGGCGAGAGCTTTTTGGACGCTTACCCAGATAGTCCAGCATCGGAAGCTGTACTTCAGGTTGTTGAGTCACTACGTGACGCCGTTGGCGATTTATAG